From one Euwallacea fornicatus isolate EFF26 chromosome 4, ASM4011564v1, whole genome shotgun sequence genomic stretch:
- the Dus3 gene encoding tRNA-dihydrouridine(47) synthase [NAD(P)(+)]-like isoform X2, whose protein sequence is MEEAGVSAIKAEYILPEQERKINLDHVSDKDRALLEETQQSNGEQIHDLDDTEEKDDDSSLATADGETRPKKRRFQQTKKFKGQNKKRGPTFAIDRKEQLCDSLVHLREGETITECPRNACPNSHNIDEFLKNKPADIGPNCYLFETFGKCSRGLACRFGKSHITADGRDVIDQKKYDIYNSKGPYVKNQLDKEVQWALRKRTYNFDLAEKLIHCYDQGARTMRPSMTPDEPSKKTFGAVTDEDIIKLKSQEKKTIPWADKLYLSPLTTVGNLPFRRICKEFGAEITCGEMAMCSSLLQGMPQEWALMKRHHTEDIFGVQLCANNPHLLAKCGQLIEKECDVDFIDLNAGCPIDWVFKRGGGSGLLLRPKILESCVTNLSDILSIPMTIKTRTGAYKDENVAHELALSLKNWGVSLITVHGRSREQRYTKSADWAYIRQVAINAAPVPVFGCGDVLSFDDYARVRKESPEVAGVMIGRGALIKPWIFTEIKQQKLWDISSTERFEILKKYVNYGLEHWGSDSRGVENTRRFILEWLSFLCRYIPVGLLERPPQKMNERPPYYRGRDDLETLFASPSAADWIKISEMLLGKVPEGFKFIPKHKANSYQETGRLNVPVLCCKHN, encoded by the exons ATGGAAGAAGCAGGTGTTAGTGCTATAAAAGCTGA ATACATTCTACCAGAACAAGAACGTAAAATAAATCTTGATCATGTATCAGACAAAGATAGAGCCTTGTTAGAAGAAACACAGCAAAGTAATGGTGAGCAGATCCATGACCTAGATGACACAGAAGAAAAAGATGATGACAGTTCGCTAGCTACAGCAGATGGTGAGACTCGGCCAAAAAAACGCCGCTTTCAGCAGACAAAGAAATTTAAGggtcaaaacaaaaaaaggggGCCTACATTTGCAATTGATAGAAAAGAACAACTCTGTGACTCTTTGGTACATTTGAGAGAGGGAGAAACAATAACAGAATGTCCGCGCAATGCCTGCCCTAATAGCCATAACATAGATGAATTTCTGAAAAACAAACCTGCTGATATAGGTCCAAACTGTTatctttttgaaacatttggGAAGTGTTCGAGGGGCTTGGCATGTAGATTTGGAAAAAGTCATATTACAGCTGATGGCAGAGATGTTATTGATCAGAAAAAGTATGATATTTACAATAGTAAAGGACCTTATGTTAAAAATCAGTTGGATAAGGAGGTCCAGTGGGCATTGCGCAAGAGAACCTATAACTTTGATTTGGCTGAGAAACTCATTCACTGCTATGATCAAGGTGCTAGAACTATGAGACCTTCAATGACACCTGATGAG cCCAGCAAGAAGACATTTGGAGCTGTGACTGATGAGGATATTATCAAGCTTAAGTCTCAAGAGAAAAAAACCATTCCATGGGCCGACAAATTGTACTTAAGTCCCTTGACCACTGTAGGAAATTTGCCATTTCGAAGAAtatgtaaggaatttggagcTGAGATAACTTGCGGCGAGATGGCGATGTGCTCTAGCTTGTTACAAGGAATGCCTCAAG AATGGGCCTTGATGAAAAGACATCACACCGAAGATATTTTCGGAGTACAGCTCTGCGCCAATAATCCGCATCTGTTGGCCAAATGCGGACAGTTGATTGAAAAAGAATGtgacgttgatttcattgacCTAAATGCTGGATGTCCCATTGATTGGGTATTCAAACGGGGTGGAG GAAGTGGACTTTTACTAAGACCGAAAATCTTGGAATCATGTGTTACAAATTTAAGTGACATTCTAAGCATTCCAATGACCATTAAAACCCGAACTGGCGCATATAAAGACGAAAATGTTGCCCATGAGTTG GCGCTGTCCCTCAAGAATTGGGGTGTGTCCTTAATTACAGTTCACGGGCGGTCTAGAGAACAAAGATATACGAAATCTGCTGATTGGGCTTACATAAGACAAGTGGCCATTAACGCGGCTCCTGTACCGGTATTTGGGTGTGGAGATGTGTTGAGTTTTGACGATTATGCAAGGGTGAG AAAAGAATCTCCCGAAGTCGCTGGAGTGATGATCGGTCGCGGGGCCTTGATCAAACCGTGGATCTTCACGGAGATTAAGCAGCAAAAGCTGTGGGACATCTCGAGCACGgaacgatttgaaattttgaagaaatatgtAAACTACGGTTTAGAACATTGGGGATCGGACAGTAGGGGGGTGGAAAACACACGACGTTTTATATTGGAATGGTTATCGTTTCTGTGTAGATATATTCCGGTTGGTTTATTGGAAAGGCCCCCCCAAAAAATGAACGAAAGGCCACCTTATTACAGGGGGAGGGACGATCTTGAAACTCTGTTTGCGTCACCATCTGCGGCAGACTGGATTAAAATAAGCGAAATGTTGTTGGGAAAAGTTCCCGAAGGGTTCAAGTTTATACCAAAACATAAGGCTAATTCGTATCA AGAAACCGGGCGGCTAAATGTCCCAGTATTGTGTTGCAAACACAACTAG
- the Dus3 gene encoding tRNA-dihydrouridine(47) synthase [NAD(P)(+)]-like isoform X1: MEEAGVSAIKAEYILPEQERKINLDHVSDKDRALLEETQQSNGEQIHDLDDTEEKDDDSSLATADGETRPKKRRFQQTKKFKGQNKKRGPTFAIDRKEQLCDSLVHLREGETITECPRNACPNSHNIDEFLKNKPADIGPNCYLFETFGKCSRGLACRFGKSHITADGRDVIDQKKYDIYNSKGPYVKNQLDKEVQWALRKRTYNFDLAEKLIHCYDQGARTMRPSMTPDEFYTFLKQPSKKTFGAVTDEDIIKLKSQEKKTIPWADKLYLSPLTTVGNLPFRRICKEFGAEITCGEMAMCSSLLQGMPQEWALMKRHHTEDIFGVQLCANNPHLLAKCGQLIEKECDVDFIDLNAGCPIDWVFKRGGGSGLLLRPKILESCVTNLSDILSIPMTIKTRTGAYKDENVAHELALSLKNWGVSLITVHGRSREQRYTKSADWAYIRQVAINAAPVPVFGCGDVLSFDDYARVRKESPEVAGVMIGRGALIKPWIFTEIKQQKLWDISSTERFEILKKYVNYGLEHWGSDSRGVENTRRFILEWLSFLCRYIPVGLLERPPQKMNERPPYYRGRDDLETLFASPSAADWIKISEMLLGKVPEGFKFIPKHKANSYQETGRLNVPVLCCKHN; encoded by the exons ATGGAAGAAGCAGGTGTTAGTGCTATAAAAGCTGA ATACATTCTACCAGAACAAGAACGTAAAATAAATCTTGATCATGTATCAGACAAAGATAGAGCCTTGTTAGAAGAAACACAGCAAAGTAATGGTGAGCAGATCCATGACCTAGATGACACAGAAGAAAAAGATGATGACAGTTCGCTAGCTACAGCAGATGGTGAGACTCGGCCAAAAAAACGCCGCTTTCAGCAGACAAAGAAATTTAAGggtcaaaacaaaaaaaggggGCCTACATTTGCAATTGATAGAAAAGAACAACTCTGTGACTCTTTGGTACATTTGAGAGAGGGAGAAACAATAACAGAATGTCCGCGCAATGCCTGCCCTAATAGCCATAACATAGATGAATTTCTGAAAAACAAACCTGCTGATATAGGTCCAAACTGTTatctttttgaaacatttggGAAGTGTTCGAGGGGCTTGGCATGTAGATTTGGAAAAAGTCATATTACAGCTGATGGCAGAGATGTTATTGATCAGAAAAAGTATGATATTTACAATAGTAAAGGACCTTATGTTAAAAATCAGTTGGATAAGGAGGTCCAGTGGGCATTGCGCAAGAGAACCTATAACTTTGATTTGGCTGAGAAACTCATTCACTGCTATGATCAAGGTGCTAGAACTATGAGACCTTCAATGACACCTGATGAG TTCtacacatttttgaaacagcCCAGCAAGAAGACATTTGGAGCTGTGACTGATGAGGATATTATCAAGCTTAAGTCTCAAGAGAAAAAAACCATTCCATGGGCCGACAAATTGTACTTAAGTCCCTTGACCACTGTAGGAAATTTGCCATTTCGAAGAAtatgtaaggaatttggagcTGAGATAACTTGCGGCGAGATGGCGATGTGCTCTAGCTTGTTACAAGGAATGCCTCAAG AATGGGCCTTGATGAAAAGACATCACACCGAAGATATTTTCGGAGTACAGCTCTGCGCCAATAATCCGCATCTGTTGGCCAAATGCGGACAGTTGATTGAAAAAGAATGtgacgttgatttcattgacCTAAATGCTGGATGTCCCATTGATTGGGTATTCAAACGGGGTGGAG GAAGTGGACTTTTACTAAGACCGAAAATCTTGGAATCATGTGTTACAAATTTAAGTGACATTCTAAGCATTCCAATGACCATTAAAACCCGAACTGGCGCATATAAAGACGAAAATGTTGCCCATGAGTTG GCGCTGTCCCTCAAGAATTGGGGTGTGTCCTTAATTACAGTTCACGGGCGGTCTAGAGAACAAAGATATACGAAATCTGCTGATTGGGCTTACATAAGACAAGTGGCCATTAACGCGGCTCCTGTACCGGTATTTGGGTGTGGAGATGTGTTGAGTTTTGACGATTATGCAAGGGTGAG AAAAGAATCTCCCGAAGTCGCTGGAGTGATGATCGGTCGCGGGGCCTTGATCAAACCGTGGATCTTCACGGAGATTAAGCAGCAAAAGCTGTGGGACATCTCGAGCACGgaacgatttgaaattttgaagaaatatgtAAACTACGGTTTAGAACATTGGGGATCGGACAGTAGGGGGGTGGAAAACACACGACGTTTTATATTGGAATGGTTATCGTTTCTGTGTAGATATATTCCGGTTGGTTTATTGGAAAGGCCCCCCCAAAAAATGAACGAAAGGCCACCTTATTACAGGGGGAGGGACGATCTTGAAACTCTGTTTGCGTCACCATCTGCGGCAGACTGGATTAAAATAAGCGAAATGTTGTTGGGAAAAGTTCCCGAAGGGTTCAAGTTTATACCAAAACATAAGGCTAATTCGTATCA AGAAACCGGGCGGCTAAATGTCCCAGTATTGTGTTGCAAACACAACTAG
- the Dus3 gene encoding tRNA-dihydrouridine(47) synthase [NAD(P)(+)]-like isoform X3 — MEEAGVSAIKAEYILPEQERKINLDHVSDKDRALLEETQQSNGEQIHDLDDTEEKDDDSSLATADGETRPKKRRFQQTKKFKGQNKKRGPTFAIDRKEQLCDSLVHLREGETITECPRNACPNSHNIDEFLKNKPADIGPNCYLFETFGKCSRGLACRFGKSHITADGRDVIDQKKYDIYNSKGPYVKNQLDKEVQWALRKRTYNFDLAEKLIHCYDQGARTMRPSMTPDEFYTFLKQPSKKTFGAVTDEDIIKLKSQEKKTIPWADKLYLSPLTTVGNLPFRRICKEFGAEITCGEMAMCSSLLQGMPQEWALMKRHHTEDIFGVQLCANNPHLLAKCGQLIEKECDVDFIDLNAGCPIDWVFKRGGGSGLLLRPKILESCVTNLSDILSIPMTIKTRTGAYKDENVAHELALSLKNWGVSLITVHGRSREQRYTKSADWAYIRQVAINAAPVPVFGCGDVLSFDDYARVRKESPEVAGVMIGRGALIKPWIFTEIKQQKLWDISSTERFEILKKYVNYGLEHWGSDSRGVENTRRFILEWLSFLCRYIPVGLLERPPQKMNERPPYYRGRDDLETLFASPSAADWIKISEMLLGKVPEGFKFIPKHKANSYQ, encoded by the exons ATGGAAGAAGCAGGTGTTAGTGCTATAAAAGCTGA ATACATTCTACCAGAACAAGAACGTAAAATAAATCTTGATCATGTATCAGACAAAGATAGAGCCTTGTTAGAAGAAACACAGCAAAGTAATGGTGAGCAGATCCATGACCTAGATGACACAGAAGAAAAAGATGATGACAGTTCGCTAGCTACAGCAGATGGTGAGACTCGGCCAAAAAAACGCCGCTTTCAGCAGACAAAGAAATTTAAGggtcaaaacaaaaaaaggggGCCTACATTTGCAATTGATAGAAAAGAACAACTCTGTGACTCTTTGGTACATTTGAGAGAGGGAGAAACAATAACAGAATGTCCGCGCAATGCCTGCCCTAATAGCCATAACATAGATGAATTTCTGAAAAACAAACCTGCTGATATAGGTCCAAACTGTTatctttttgaaacatttggGAAGTGTTCGAGGGGCTTGGCATGTAGATTTGGAAAAAGTCATATTACAGCTGATGGCAGAGATGTTATTGATCAGAAAAAGTATGATATTTACAATAGTAAAGGACCTTATGTTAAAAATCAGTTGGATAAGGAGGTCCAGTGGGCATTGCGCAAGAGAACCTATAACTTTGATTTGGCTGAGAAACTCATTCACTGCTATGATCAAGGTGCTAGAACTATGAGACCTTCAATGACACCTGATGAG TTCtacacatttttgaaacagcCCAGCAAGAAGACATTTGGAGCTGTGACTGATGAGGATATTATCAAGCTTAAGTCTCAAGAGAAAAAAACCATTCCATGGGCCGACAAATTGTACTTAAGTCCCTTGACCACTGTAGGAAATTTGCCATTTCGAAGAAtatgtaaggaatttggagcTGAGATAACTTGCGGCGAGATGGCGATGTGCTCTAGCTTGTTACAAGGAATGCCTCAAG AATGGGCCTTGATGAAAAGACATCACACCGAAGATATTTTCGGAGTACAGCTCTGCGCCAATAATCCGCATCTGTTGGCCAAATGCGGACAGTTGATTGAAAAAGAATGtgacgttgatttcattgacCTAAATGCTGGATGTCCCATTGATTGGGTATTCAAACGGGGTGGAG GAAGTGGACTTTTACTAAGACCGAAAATCTTGGAATCATGTGTTACAAATTTAAGTGACATTCTAAGCATTCCAATGACCATTAAAACCCGAACTGGCGCATATAAAGACGAAAATGTTGCCCATGAGTTG GCGCTGTCCCTCAAGAATTGGGGTGTGTCCTTAATTACAGTTCACGGGCGGTCTAGAGAACAAAGATATACGAAATCTGCTGATTGGGCTTACATAAGACAAGTGGCCATTAACGCGGCTCCTGTACCGGTATTTGGGTGTGGAGATGTGTTGAGTTTTGACGATTATGCAAGGGTGAG AAAAGAATCTCCCGAAGTCGCTGGAGTGATGATCGGTCGCGGGGCCTTGATCAAACCGTGGATCTTCACGGAGATTAAGCAGCAAAAGCTGTGGGACATCTCGAGCACGgaacgatttgaaattttgaagaaatatgtAAACTACGGTTTAGAACATTGGGGATCGGACAGTAGGGGGGTGGAAAACACACGACGTTTTATATTGGAATGGTTATCGTTTCTGTGTAGATATATTCCGGTTGGTTTATTGGAAAGGCCCCCCCAAAAAATGAACGAAAGGCCACCTTATTACAGGGGGAGGGACGATCTTGAAACTCTGTTTGCGTCACCATCTGCGGCAGACTGGATTAAAATAAGCGAAATGTTGTTGGGAAAAGTTCCCGAAGGGTTCAAGTTTATACCAAAACATAAGGCTAATTCGTATCAGTAA
- the LOC136350856 gene encoding pickpocket protein 28-like isoform X1: MVKMVKEGTVFVRPRKPISWASETVRQNAVPIFGLGENDFSAAASNSNFNSNAHDHLSVPHPRPIYPKKEEISMDVRKTVVNQIQKYCENTTLHGLRYVADTHLSFGERIFWFISFSLAIGFAAYFISNIYVKWKSSPVIISFSPFDAELSSIPFPAVTICNMNQAKRSQAEEIIKHGSNVDKKLLDDACNGNTTFDSTENIKWETLRNFLVRVGNSCTDILKLCQWGSEIIDCEDVFNNDLTDEGLCCSFNRLPPQKIFRNVKDISILNQTYPENVYDWNAEKGFRDIEYGEYIPRRPLGAGAHLGLTVILDAQVDNYYCSSTRSTGFKVILSNPIETPKMADFGFLISPGLETRVTIEPSIREATSSLRNVPIVKRQCYFSNERPLQYYRTYTQRNCLQECQSNYTLRECNCIPYYLPKNNLSPFCETLSNANCTRRVKIHITDLKNKSYLDGDCQCKPACFEIVYKQVSSESPLWPSNFNGYSVTLNDTRRTYSQQNCLHECQSNYTLNSCRCIPYYLPKNSLIRYCGKIEKQCVEQAKIDMETVDGNGSSCHCLPSCYFVQYSESKSYAKLSKEVSKDVVISSLSNKYFAKNMAVVQFFFYNSKFTKELKSELYGFTEILSNVGGLLSLCLGFSFLSLMELFYFLTLRIICHVARGTRNTNRKRKEPPIISFLR; encoded by the exons ATGGTTAAAATGGTTAAAGAGGGCACCGTGTTTGTAAGGCCTAGAAAACCCATCAGTTGGGCGTCTGAGACCGTGCGGCAAAATGCGGTTCCAATATTCGGACTCGGAGAAAATGATTTCTCTGCCGCTGCGTCCAATTCTAACTTCAA cTCGAACGCGCATGATCATCTGAGTGTTCCCCACCCGAGACCGATTTATCCTAAAAAGGAGGAGATCTCTATGGATGTTAGGAAGACCGTTGTGAATCAGATACagaaatattgcgaaaatacCACACTGCACGGATTGAGATACGTAGCAGACACTCACTTATCTTTTGGCGAAAG aatattttGGTTCATCTCGTTCTCCCTGGCAATTGGGTTCGCGGCCTATTTTATCtcaaatatttatgttaaatggaAGTCGAGCCCAGTGATAATCAGTTTCAGCCCCTTTGATGCAGAGCTCAGTTCCATCCCGTTTCCCGCCGTCACTATTTGTAATATGAATCAAGCCAAGAGAAGTCAAGCTGAGGAAATCATCAAACACGG ATCTAACGTTGATAAGAAGTTATTAGACGATGCGTGCAATggaaacacaacttttgatagcaccgaaaatattaaatgggaAACTCTAAGAAACTTTTTAGTAAGG GTGGGGAACTCGTGCactgatattttgaaactctGTCAGTGGGGTAGTGAAATTATCGATTGCGAAGACGTCTTTAACAACGACTTAACGGACGAAGGTCTGTGTTGCTCTTTCAATCGTTTACCACCGCAGAAGATTTTCAGAAATGT GAAAGATATAAGTATATTAAATCAAACTTACCCGGAAAACGTTTATGACTGGAACGCCGAGAAAGGATTTAGAGACATAGAATATGGAGAATATATACCCAGACGTCCCTTGG gTGCAGGTGCTCATTTGGGATTAACCGTAATTTTAGATGCTCAAGTCGACAACTACTACTGCTCATCGACTCGTAGCACCGGATTTAAA GTCATACTGTCGAACCCCATTGAAACTCCCAAAATGGCTGATTTTGGTTTCCTGATAAGTCCAGGATTAGAGACGAGGGTCACCATAGAGCCTTCGATAAGAGAAGCCACAAGTTCACTGAGAAATGTTCCCATAGTTAAACGACAGTGCTATTTTTCCAATGAGCGACCACTGCAGTACTACAG GACTTACACCCAAAGAAACTGTTTGCAAGAGTGTCAATCAAATTACACTTTAAGGGAATGCAACTGCATTCCGTACTACCTACCAA AAAACAATTTATCGCCGTTTTGCGAGACTCTATCGAATGCTAATTGTACTCGAAGGGTGAAAATCCATATTACTGatctaaaaaacaaaag TTATTTAGATGGTGACTGTCAGTGCAAGCCTGCCTGTTTCGAAATTGTCTATAAGCAAGTGTCGTCTGAGAGCCCCCTTTGGCCTAGCAATTTCAACGGTTATAGTGTTACATTGAACGACACTAGAAG GACCTACAGCCAGCAAAATTGTCTTCATGAATGCCAATCGAATTACACATTGAATTCCTGCAGATGCATTCCCTACTACTTGCCAA aaaattcgCTGATTAGATACTGCGGCAAAATCGAAAAGCAATGCGTCGAACAGGCGAAAATTGATATGGAGACTGTAGACGGAAACGG CTCTTCTTGCCACTGTCTTCCGTCTTGCTACTTTGTTCAATATTCCGAATCTAAATCTTATGCCAAATTATCGAAAGAAGTTTCGAAGGATGTTGTTATTTCCAGTTTGAGTAACAAATACTTTGC taaaaacatGGCAGTAGTCCAGTTCTTCTTTTACAACTCAAAGTTTACAAAGGAGTTGAAAAGTGAATTGTATGGATTTACAGAAATTTTAT cAAATGTAGGCGGATTGCTAAGTTTGTGTCTGGGCTTcagttttttaagtttaatggAGCTATTTTACTTTCTGACCTTGAGAATAATATGTCACGTGGCTAGAGGCACGAGAAACACAAATCGAAAAAGAAAGGAACCGCctattatttcgtttttacGGTGA
- the LOC136350856 gene encoding pickpocket protein 28-like isoform X2, translating into MVKMVKEGTVFVRPRKPISWASETVRQNAVPIFGLGENDFSAAASNSNFNSNAHDHLSVPHPRPIYPKKEEISMDVRKTVVNQIQKYCENTTLHGLRYVADTHLSFGERIFWFISFSLAIGFAAYFISNIYVKWKSSPVIISFSPFDAELSSIPFPAVTICNMNQAKRSQAEEIIKHGSNVDKKLLDDACNGNTTFDSTENIKWETLRNFLVRVGNSCTDILKLCQWGSEIIDCEDVFNNDLTDEGLCCSFNRLPPQKIFRNVKDISILNQTYPENVYDWNAEKGFRDIEYGEYIPRRPLGAGAHLGLTVILDAQVDNYYCSSTRSTGFKVILSNPIETPKMADFGFLISPGLETRVTIEPSIREATSSLRNVPIVKRQCYFSNERPLQYYRTYTQRNCLQECQSNYTLRECNCIPYYLPKNNLSPFCETLSNANCTRRVKIHITDLKNKSYLDGDCQCKPACFEIVYKQVSSESPLWPSNFNGYSVTLNDTRSLAMVHFYFSQSVSQKRVKDFLYDAPEVLSNVGGILGLWLGLSILSIIELTYFASLRVLCLYAKKKRKAYKQRVIEVPSLEVLSH; encoded by the exons ATGGTTAAAATGGTTAAAGAGGGCACCGTGTTTGTAAGGCCTAGAAAACCCATCAGTTGGGCGTCTGAGACCGTGCGGCAAAATGCGGTTCCAATATTCGGACTCGGAGAAAATGATTTCTCTGCCGCTGCGTCCAATTCTAACTTCAA cTCGAACGCGCATGATCATCTGAGTGTTCCCCACCCGAGACCGATTTATCCTAAAAAGGAGGAGATCTCTATGGATGTTAGGAAGACCGTTGTGAATCAGATACagaaatattgcgaaaatacCACACTGCACGGATTGAGATACGTAGCAGACACTCACTTATCTTTTGGCGAAAG aatattttGGTTCATCTCGTTCTCCCTGGCAATTGGGTTCGCGGCCTATTTTATCtcaaatatttatgttaaatggaAGTCGAGCCCAGTGATAATCAGTTTCAGCCCCTTTGATGCAGAGCTCAGTTCCATCCCGTTTCCCGCCGTCACTATTTGTAATATGAATCAAGCCAAGAGAAGTCAAGCTGAGGAAATCATCAAACACGG ATCTAACGTTGATAAGAAGTTATTAGACGATGCGTGCAATggaaacacaacttttgatagcaccgaaaatattaaatgggaAACTCTAAGAAACTTTTTAGTAAGG GTGGGGAACTCGTGCactgatattttgaaactctGTCAGTGGGGTAGTGAAATTATCGATTGCGAAGACGTCTTTAACAACGACTTAACGGACGAAGGTCTGTGTTGCTCTTTCAATCGTTTACCACCGCAGAAGATTTTCAGAAATGT GAAAGATATAAGTATATTAAATCAAACTTACCCGGAAAACGTTTATGACTGGAACGCCGAGAAAGGATTTAGAGACATAGAATATGGAGAATATATACCCAGACGTCCCTTGG gTGCAGGTGCTCATTTGGGATTAACCGTAATTTTAGATGCTCAAGTCGACAACTACTACTGCTCATCGACTCGTAGCACCGGATTTAAA GTCATACTGTCGAACCCCATTGAAACTCCCAAAATGGCTGATTTTGGTTTCCTGATAAGTCCAGGATTAGAGACGAGGGTCACCATAGAGCCTTCGATAAGAGAAGCCACAAGTTCACTGAGAAATGTTCCCATAGTTAAACGACAGTGCTATTTTTCCAATGAGCGACCACTGCAGTACTACAG GACTTACACCCAAAGAAACTGTTTGCAAGAGTGTCAATCAAATTACACTTTAAGGGAATGCAACTGCATTCCGTACTACCTACCAA AAAACAATTTATCGCCGTTTTGCGAGACTCTATCGAATGCTAATTGTACTCGAAGGGTGAAAATCCATATTACTGatctaaaaaacaaaag TTATTTAGATGGTGACTGTCAGTGCAAGCCTGCCTGTTTCGAAATTGTCTATAAGCAAGTGTCGTCTGAGAGCCCCCTTTGGCCTAGCAATTTCAACGGTTATAGTGTTACATTGAACGACACTAGAAG CCTAGCGATGGTCCATTTTTACTTTAGCCAATCAGTATCTCAGAAACGAGTAAAGGATTTCCTTTATGATGCTCCAGAAGTTTTAT caaatgtTGGAGGTATCCTTGGACTGTGGTTGGGATTGAGCATACTATCTATCATAGAATTGACTTATTTTGCATCTCTGAGAGTCCTGTGCTTATACGCCAAAAAGAAGCGCAAAGCCTATAAACAGCGTGTTATTGAAGTTCCATCACTCGAGGTTTTGTCGCATTGA